One genomic region from Polynucleobacter sp. MWH-P3-07-1 encodes:
- a CDS encoding pitrilysin family protein gives MRHYLQLLFFGFLFTSPFALGASPQSSNDTHEYFLSNGLKLIIREDHRAPTVAHMVWYRAGSMDEFNGTTGVAHVLEHMMFKGTDKVKAGEFSRLVAAEGGRENAFTTRDYTAFFQQVEKTKLNKVMELEADRMVHLNFDDAEFAKEIQVVMEERRLRTEDNPDSLLNESLMATAFMSSPYRHPVIGWMNDLINMKASDARQWYQYWYAPNNATVVISGDVDPEKTYRLVEKYYGGIQAHALPVRKPQIEPEQKGVKQVHVKAPADGAQLVMVWKVPRLQPDGINNDEPYALELLAAVLDGYDNARLNRTLVKQERLADNVDAQYDMISRGPALFIVGVDLAKGKTVAQAEAGIRKTLAEVADKGVLDSELKRIQIRLLSNQVYKRDSIFGQAMEIGGFEMAGFSWKDLDTVLERMQKITPAQVQAVAKKYLVDTTLTIAILDPQARQSTKAEAQK, from the coding sequence ATGCGGCACTATCTTCAGCTCCTATTCTTTGGATTCTTATTCACCAGCCCATTCGCATTGGGGGCCTCTCCCCAATCTTCCAATGACACTCATGAGTATTTTCTGAGCAATGGCCTGAAGTTGATTATTAGAGAGGATCATCGAGCTCCCACCGTGGCACACATGGTTTGGTATCGTGCGGGCTCCATGGATGAATTCAATGGCACAACCGGGGTTGCCCATGTCTTGGAGCACATGATGTTTAAGGGCACCGATAAGGTTAAGGCCGGAGAATTTTCTCGTCTAGTTGCTGCAGAGGGAGGGCGTGAAAACGCGTTTACTACCCGCGACTACACCGCTTTCTTTCAGCAAGTTGAAAAAACTAAGCTAAATAAAGTTATGGAATTAGAGGCTGATCGAATGGTCCATCTCAATTTTGATGATGCCGAATTTGCAAAAGAGATTCAGGTAGTCATGGAAGAGAGACGTCTGCGGACTGAAGATAATCCCGATAGCCTGTTAAATGAATCATTGATGGCGACTGCCTTCATGAGCTCCCCCTATCGTCATCCAGTAATCGGGTGGATGAATGATCTAATCAATATGAAGGCAAGCGATGCACGCCAGTGGTATCAATATTGGTATGCACCGAATAATGCAACCGTTGTGATCAGTGGAGATGTCGACCCTGAAAAGACCTACCGACTGGTAGAAAAATATTATGGCGGTATACAGGCTCATGCATTACCGGTTCGTAAACCCCAGATTGAGCCTGAGCAAAAAGGGGTGAAGCAGGTTCATGTCAAAGCGCCAGCAGATGGAGCTCAATTAGTGATGGTATGGAAGGTTCCGCGCTTACAGCCCGATGGCATTAATAATGACGAGCCTTATGCCTTAGAGTTATTGGCTGCAGTGCTGGATGGCTATGACAATGCTCGACTGAATCGCACATTAGTAAAGCAAGAGCGTCTAGCGGATAACGTTGATGCTCAATACGACATGATTTCTCGTGGACCAGCGCTGTTTATTGTGGGCGTAGATTTGGCAAAGGGGAAAACCGTTGCTCAGGCCGAGGCAGGAATTCGTAAGACGCTAGCAGAAGTTGCGGATAAGGGCGTATTGGATTCAGAGTTAAAGCGTATTCAAATCCGCTTGCTATCCAATCAAGTTTATAAAAGAGATTCGATTTTTGGCCAAGCCATGGAGATTGGTGGTTTCGAGATGGCAGGATTTTCCTGGAAAGATTTGGATACCGTCTTAGAGCGTA